Proteins encoded by one window of Natronomonas salsuginis:
- a CDS encoding MBL fold metallo-hydrolase, translating into MGVGDVHAVESVPDCYYVDTGMYDRAEYGTVYIYDTDRPAILDTGIGADREHIFGALDEIGIGREELEYIIPTHVHLDHAGGAGFIAAETDADVYVHETGVDFIVDPTRLWEGTKEAVGDRIRFYAESEPVPADRVHPLEEGDTIDLGAATLDVYHAPGHAFHQAIFHDADAETVFAADAAGIYVPALDAIAETSPPPGFDLEGVIADARLIDDLNPSTICYGHFGPAPADGRIEEYIDMTELWVETIDEMRARLDVAEIAERLTERSETTAVWGERNAGEEIEMNVRGVLRYLERSDGE; encoded by the coding sequence ATGGGAGTCGGTGACGTACACGCTGTGGAGTCGGTCCCGGACTGCTACTACGTGGACACGGGAATGTACGATCGGGCCGAGTACGGCACGGTGTACATATACGATACCGATCGCCCCGCGATACTGGATACCGGAATCGGGGCTGACCGCGAGCACATCTTCGGCGCGCTCGACGAGATCGGGATCGGGCGCGAGGAGTTGGAGTACATCATTCCGACGCACGTCCACCTCGACCACGCCGGCGGTGCCGGATTCATCGCCGCGGAGACCGACGCCGATGTCTACGTGCACGAAACTGGCGTGGATTTCATCGTCGACCCGACACGCCTTTGGGAGGGAACTAAAGAAGCCGTCGGCGATCGGATCCGATTCTACGCCGAATCCGAACCGGTCCCCGCCGACCGCGTCCACCCGCTCGAAGAGGGCGATACGATCGACCTCGGGGCGGCGACGCTCGACGTCTATCATGCACCGGGCCATGCGTTCCACCAGGCGATCTTCCACGACGCCGATGCCGAGACGGTGTTCGCGGCCGACGCGGCCGGCATCTACGTTCCGGCGCTCGACGCGATCGCCGAGACGTCGCCGCCACCCGGATTCGATCTGGAGGGTGTCATCGCCGACGCGCGCCTGATCGACGACCTGAATCCGAGCACGATCTGTTACGGGCACTTCGGGCCGGCCCCCGCCGACGGACGGATCGAGGAGTACATCGACATGACGGAGCTGTGGGTCGAAACGATCGACGAGATGCGGGCCAGACTCGATGTCGCCGAGATCGCCGAACGGCTGACCGAGCGATCCGAAACCACCGCGGTGTGGGGCGAACGAAACGCCGGCGAGGAGATCGAGATGAACGTCCGCGGCGTCCTGCGGTACCTCGAGCGGTCCGACGGGGAGTAA
- the serS gene encoding serine--tRNA ligase produces MLSRQFVREHPDEVRRALETKSVDVDLDRILEIDDEWRGLKATGDDLRRRRNEVSREIGELKRDGKEEAAEAAIERSSELKAELDELEARADELESELEATLVELPNVPHPDAPVGDDEADNVEVDRWGFDDLRELPDPVVPHYDLGEELEILDFDRGAKVSGGGFYFAKGEGARLERALVQFMLDLHREEHGYTDIFPPIPVNSASMRGTGQFPKFVEDAYRLGGDNDEPYDDDDLWLLPTAEVPVTNMYRDEILLDDDLPLKHQAYTPNFRREAGEHGTETRGIVRVHQFNKVEMVNFVRPDESYERLDGLLAEATVVLERLGLPYRVLEMCTGDMGFTQAKKYDVEVWAPGDDMDDGPAVGGRWLEVSSVSNFEDFQARRAGIQYRPEQHESAEYIHTLNGSGLAVPRVVVAILEYYQNPDGTVEIPEALRPHMGGAERIDGQSPVGESALGRGE; encoded by the coding sequence ATGCTATCGAGGCAGTTCGTTCGGGAACATCCGGACGAGGTCCGACGCGCGCTCGAGACGAAGAGCGTCGACGTCGACCTCGATCGGATCCTCGAGATCGACGACGAATGGCGCGGCCTCAAGGCGACGGGTGACGACCTGCGACGCCGGCGAAACGAGGTCTCACGGGAGATCGGCGAGCTCAAACGCGACGGGAAAGAAGAGGCAGCCGAGGCGGCGATCGAACGCTCCAGCGAGTTGAAAGCGGAACTCGACGAGCTCGAAGCCCGCGCCGACGAGCTGGAATCGGAACTCGAAGCTACGCTGGTCGAACTTCCGAATGTCCCCCATCCGGACGCCCCGGTCGGCGACGACGAAGCCGACAACGTCGAAGTGGATCGGTGGGGATTCGACGATTTGCGGGAGCTTCCCGACCCCGTCGTCCCGCACTACGATCTCGGCGAGGAGCTTGAGATACTCGACTTCGATCGCGGCGCGAAGGTCTCCGGCGGCGGCTTCTACTTCGCCAAGGGTGAGGGCGCGCGACTGGAGCGCGCGCTCGTCCAGTTCATGCTCGACCTCCACCGCGAGGAGCACGGATACACCGACATCTTTCCGCCGATTCCGGTCAACTCCGCGTCGATGCGTGGGACCGGCCAGTTCCCGAAGTTCGTCGAGGACGCCTACCGGCTCGGCGGGGACAACGACGAGCCGTACGACGACGACGATCTGTGGCTGCTCCCGACGGCGGAAGTCCCCGTCACGAACATGTACCGCGACGAGATCCTCCTCGACGACGATCTCCCGCTCAAACACCAGGCGTACACGCCGAACTTCCGGCGTGAGGCCGGCGAACACGGCACCGAAACGCGCGGAATCGTCCGGGTCCACCAGTTCAACAAAGTAGAGATGGTGAACTTCGTTCGACCCGACGAAAGCTACGAGCGACTCGACGGATTGCTCGCCGAGGCGACCGTCGTCCTCGAACGCCTCGGGCTCCCATACCGCGTCCTCGAGATGTGCACCGGTGATATGGGGTTCACGCAGGCGAAAAAGTACGACGTCGAGGTCTGGGCCCCCGGCGACGACATGGACGACGGTCCCGCGGTCGGCGGTCGGTGGCTCGAAGTCTCCTCCGTCTCGAACTTCGAAGACTTTCAGGCGCGCCGGGCCGGTATCCAGTACCGCCCCGAACAACACGAGTCCGCGGAGTACATCCACACACTCAACGGCTCGGGACTCGCCGTGCCGCGCGTCGTCGTCGCGATCCTCGAATACTACCAGAACCCGGACGGCACGGTCGAGATCCCCGAAGCGTTGCGACCGCACATGGGTGGTGCCGAGCGAATCGACGGACAGTCGCCGGTCGGCGAATCCGCGCTAGGTCGGGGTGAGTGA
- a CDS encoding nuclear transport factor 2 family protein, protein MDGAERVRAYYRAIDEDEYGTLTRLLAGGFVHRRPDMTIEGREEFVSFMKIDRPDRETTHEIESVYLEADTGRLAIEGRLLDADGGEWFRFVDTFEQVESGIKSVRTYTDLGPD, encoded by the coding sequence ATGGACGGTGCCGAACGCGTTCGAGCATACTACCGGGCGATCGACGAGGACGAGTACGGGACGCTGACCCGGCTTCTGGCCGGTGGCTTCGTCCACCGGCGGCCCGATATGACCATCGAGGGGCGCGAGGAGTTCGTCTCGTTCATGAAGATCGATCGGCCCGATCGGGAGACCACACACGAGATCGAGTCCGTTTACCTCGAAGCCGACACCGGGAGGCTAGCGATCGAGGGGCGGTTGCTCGACGCCGACGGCGGGGAGTGGTTCCGATTCGTCGACACCTTCGAGCAGGTCGAATCGGGGATCAAAAGCGTCCGAACGTACACCGATCTCGGTCCCGACTAG
- a CDS encoding DUF367 family protein: MELHVRYEGDDDPEKCSARKLARFDLATLHRSARSTPSGIVLDPYADRALSPDDERDADSDRAGSHGRLVALDCSWETAEAEAFKLDGPHRSLPFLVAANPVNYGTPFQLNTVEAFAGALCILGHRDRAEEILGKFRWGHTFLELNDEPLRRYADCSDSTEVVEIQSEYLDD, from the coding sequence GTGGAGTTACACGTGCGCTATGAGGGCGACGACGATCCAGAGAAGTGCTCGGCGCGAAAGCTCGCCCGCTTCGATCTGGCGACGCTGCACCGCTCCGCCCGGTCGACGCCGTCCGGGATCGTTCTCGACCCGTACGCAGATCGAGCGCTTTCGCCGGACGACGAGCGAGACGCCGACAGCGATCGCGCCGGTAGCCACGGCCGACTCGTCGCCCTCGATTGCTCGTGGGAAACCGCCGAGGCCGAGGCGTTCAAACTCGACGGCCCCCACCGTTCCCTCCCGTTTCTCGTCGCCGCGAACCCGGTCAACTACGGGACACCGTTCCAGCTCAACACCGTCGAGGCGTTCGCCGGAGCGCTCTGTATCCTCGGTCACCGCGACCGCGCCGAGGAGATTCTCGGGAAGTTCCGGTGGGGACACACGTTCCTCGAACTGAACGACGAGCCGCTTCGACGGTATGCGGACTGCTCGGACTCGACGGAGGTCGTCGAGATCCAATCGGAGTACCTCGACGACTGA
- a CDS encoding lipoyl protein ligase domain-containing protein: protein MCLVRGSIGEVARDRAVTDALAGLASETGESVIRTWTPPRQVAFGRRDTTADGYTHARQIAVKRGYDPVERAVGGSAVAYTGCTVAFAHAIPLDGGRGGIDSRYREATDSLLDALDDLGATVSHGEPDRSFCPGEHSVQGGGKIAGIAQRIRKRSALVGGCVIVRASDTSAIADVLDPIYAALDLPFDPNSVGSVSTAGGPDDPEAVTRAIEAAFAPTPDPPVIAATELTDYDGP from the coding sequence ATGTGTCTGGTTCGTGGATCGATAGGCGAGGTCGCTCGGGACCGAGCGGTGACCGACGCGCTCGCTGGCCTCGCTTCGGAAACCGGTGAATCCGTCATCCGCACGTGGACGCCGCCGCGACAGGTCGCCTTCGGCCGTCGCGACACGACCGCCGACGGATACACTCACGCGCGACAGATCGCCGTCAAACGCGGGTACGACCCGGTCGAGCGGGCCGTCGGCGGAAGTGCGGTCGCGTACACTGGCTGCACGGTCGCGTTCGCCCACGCGATCCCGCTCGACGGGGGGCGCGGTGGTATCGACAGCCGGTATCGGGAGGCCACCGACTCTCTACTCGACGCACTCGATGACCTCGGCGCGACGGTCTCGCACGGCGAGCCCGATCGATCGTTCTGTCCGGGAGAGCATTCGGTGCAGGGCGGGGGCAAAATCGCCGGTATCGCCCAGCGGATTCGAAAACGGAGCGCGCTCGTCGGCGGCTGTGTCATCGTCCGCGCATCCGATACAAGCGCGATCGCCGACGTGCTCGATCCCATCTACGCGGCGCTGGACCTCCCGTTCGATCCGAACTCCGTCGGGTCGGTTTCGACTGCCGGCGGCCCGGACGATCCCGAAGCGGTTACCCGTGCCATCGAGGCGGCGTTCGCGCCAACGCCTGATCCACCCGTGATCGCGGCGACCGAACTGACCGACTACGACGGTCCGTGA